A window of the Hevea brasiliensis isolate MT/VB/25A 57/8 chromosome 6, ASM3005281v1, whole genome shotgun sequence genome harbors these coding sequences:
- the LOC110664325 gene encoding uncharacterized protein LOC110664325 isoform X1, translating to MAATLPSTLLCQASLSLPAHNPCKALNSFPIFYATEGRALVRCSAKRKIGFFDQILDYIEGGPKLRKWYGAPDLLPKDGSTTEGDDEFSEEEEVRDAVLVTDGDSDIGQIIILSLIVKRARVKALVKDKRTAMEAFGTYVESISRDASSKLFLKKALRGVRTIICSNEGFFSSVGSLKGVKHAIFLSQLSVYRGSSGIQALMINNARKLAEQDESTLASSGIPHTIIRVGMLQNTPGGTLGFNFEKGCSERGSLAKEDAAFICVEALDIVPQARFVFEVVNGEEKVSNWKECLAMLMERAEQ from the exons ATGGCGGCTACTCTTCCTTCGACTCTCCTATGCCAAGCTTCCCTTTCTCTCCCTGCTCATAATCCATGTAAAGCTTTGAATTCCTTTCCTATCTTCTACGCTACAGAAGGTCGTGCTCTTGTTCGCTGCTCGGCCAAGAGGAAAATAGGCTTCTTTGATCAAATTCTCGACTACATTGAAG GCGGTCCCAAGTTGAGGAAATGGTATGGGGCACCTGATTTGCTCCCAAAAGATGGGTCTACTACAGAAGGGGATGATGAATTTTCGG AGGAAGAGGAGGTAAGGGATGCAGTTCTAGTAACGGATGGAGATAGTGACATTGGTCAG ATCATAATACTGTCCCTGATTGTCAAACGAGCTCGAGTTAAAGCATTGGTGAAGGATAAGCGGACTGCCATGGAAGCCTTTGGAACTTATGTTGAG TCAATTTCTAGAGATGCAAGTAGTAAGCTATTCCTAAAGAAAGCTCTCAGAGGTGTTCGTACCATTATATGCTCGAAC GAAGGCTTCTTTTCTAGTGTTGGAAGCTTGAAAGGTGTAAAACATGCAATCTTCTTGTCCCag TTGTCTGTTTATAGAGGTAGCAGTGGCATTCAAGCTCTCATGATAAACAACGCAAGAAAATTGGCTGAGCAAGATGAATCAACACTTGCAAGCTCAGGAATTCCTCACACCATCATCAGAGTTGGCATGTTACAAAATACTCCTGGTGGAACACTAGGTTTCAACTTTGAAAAG GGTTGCTCAGAGAGGGGAAGTCTTGCCAAAGAGGATGCCGCATTCATTTGTGTGGAAGCTCTTGATATAGTCCCACAAGCACGATTCGTCTTTGAG GTTGTCAACGGAGAAGAAAAGGTTTCAAATTGGAAAGAGTGTTTAGCCATGTTGATGGAGAGAGCAGAGCAGTAA
- the LOC110664325 gene encoding uncharacterized protein LOC110664325 isoform X3 produces the protein MAATLPSTLLCQASLSLPAHNPCKALNSFPIFYATEGRALVRCSAKRKIGFFDQILDYIEGGPKLRKWYGAPDLLPKDGSTTEGDDEFSEEEEVRDAVLVTDGDSDIGQIIILSLIVKRARVKALVKDKRTAMEAFGTYVESISRDASSKLFLKKALRGVRTIICSNEGFFSSVGSLKGVKHAIFLSQLSVYRGSSGIQALMINNARKLAEQDESTLASSGIPHTIIRVGMLQNTPGGTLGFNFEKMKFI, from the exons ATGGCGGCTACTCTTCCTTCGACTCTCCTATGCCAAGCTTCCCTTTCTCTCCCTGCTCATAATCCATGTAAAGCTTTGAATTCCTTTCCTATCTTCTACGCTACAGAAGGTCGTGCTCTTGTTCGCTGCTCGGCCAAGAGGAAAATAGGCTTCTTTGATCAAATTCTCGACTACATTGAAG GCGGTCCCAAGTTGAGGAAATGGTATGGGGCACCTGATTTGCTCCCAAAAGATGGGTCTACTACAGAAGGGGATGATGAATTTTCGG AGGAAGAGGAGGTAAGGGATGCAGTTCTAGTAACGGATGGAGATAGTGACATTGGTCAG ATCATAATACTGTCCCTGATTGTCAAACGAGCTCGAGTTAAAGCATTGGTGAAGGATAAGCGGACTGCCATGGAAGCCTTTGGAACTTATGTTGAG TCAATTTCTAGAGATGCAAGTAGTAAGCTATTCCTAAAGAAAGCTCTCAGAGGTGTTCGTACCATTATATGCTCGAAC GAAGGCTTCTTTTCTAGTGTTGGAAGCTTGAAAGGTGTAAAACATGCAATCTTCTTGTCCCag TTGTCTGTTTATAGAGGTAGCAGTGGCATTCAAGCTCTCATGATAAACAACGCAAGAAAATTGGCTGAGCAAGATGAATCAACACTTGCAAGCTCAGGAATTCCTCACACCATCATCAGAGTTGGCATGTTACAAAATACTCCTGGTGGAACACTAGGTTTCAACTTTGAAAAG ATGAAGTTTATATAA
- the LOC110664325 gene encoding uncharacterized protein At2g37660, chloroplastic isoform X2 has translation MAATLPSTLLCQASLSLPAHNPCKALNSFPIFYATEGRALVRCSAKRKIGFFDQILDYIEGGPKLRKWYGAPDLLPKDGSTTEGDDEFSEEEEVRDAVLVTDGDSDIGQIIILSLIVKRARVKALVKDKRTAMEAFGTYVEEGFFSSVGSLKGVKHAIFLSQLSVYRGSSGIQALMINNARKLAEQDESTLASSGIPHTIIRVGMLQNTPGGTLGFNFEKGCSERGSLAKEDAAFICVEALDIVPQARFVFEVVNGEEKVSNWKECLAMLMERAEQ, from the exons ATGGCGGCTACTCTTCCTTCGACTCTCCTATGCCAAGCTTCCCTTTCTCTCCCTGCTCATAATCCATGTAAAGCTTTGAATTCCTTTCCTATCTTCTACGCTACAGAAGGTCGTGCTCTTGTTCGCTGCTCGGCCAAGAGGAAAATAGGCTTCTTTGATCAAATTCTCGACTACATTGAAG GCGGTCCCAAGTTGAGGAAATGGTATGGGGCACCTGATTTGCTCCCAAAAGATGGGTCTACTACAGAAGGGGATGATGAATTTTCGG AGGAAGAGGAGGTAAGGGATGCAGTTCTAGTAACGGATGGAGATAGTGACATTGGTCAG ATCATAATACTGTCCCTGATTGTCAAACGAGCTCGAGTTAAAGCATTGGTGAAGGATAAGCGGACTGCCATGGAAGCCTTTGGAACTTATGTTGAG GAAGGCTTCTTTTCTAGTGTTGGAAGCTTGAAAGGTGTAAAACATGCAATCTTCTTGTCCCag TTGTCTGTTTATAGAGGTAGCAGTGGCATTCAAGCTCTCATGATAAACAACGCAAGAAAATTGGCTGAGCAAGATGAATCAACACTTGCAAGCTCAGGAATTCCTCACACCATCATCAGAGTTGGCATGTTACAAAATACTCCTGGTGGAACACTAGGTTTCAACTTTGAAAAG GGTTGCTCAGAGAGGGGAAGTCTTGCCAAAGAGGATGCCGCATTCATTTGTGTGGAAGCTCTTGATATAGTCCCACAAGCACGATTCGTCTTTGAG GTTGTCAACGGAGAAGAAAAGGTTTCAAATTGGAAAGAGTGTTTAGCCATGTTGATGGAGAGAGCAGAGCAGTAA
- the LOC110664346 gene encoding protein ELF4-LIKE 4: protein MEGDLFSGIGNGTQVDSRVLQTVQKNFMQVQDILDQNRLLINEINQNHESKIPDNLTRNVGLIRELNNNIRRVVDLYADLSSNFTRSMDASSEGESSGILKSNGKGNQKRIRSG from the coding sequence ATGGAAGGTGATTTGTTTTCTGGCATAGGCAATGGAACCCAGGTAGATAGCAGGGTTTTGCAAACAGTTCAAAAGAATTTTATGCAAGTTCAGGACATTCTAGATCAAAACAGGTTGCTAATCAATGAAATAAACCAAAATCACGAATCAAAGATTCCTGATAACTTGACTCGAAATGTGGGGTTGATTAGAGAGCTTAACAATAACATTAGAAGGGTGGTTGATCTTTATGCCGATCTTTCCAGCAATTTCACCAGGTCAATGGACGCTTCATCAGAAGGGGAATCGAGTGGGATTTTGAAGTCCAATGGAAAGGGGAATCAAAAGAGAATTAGATCCGGGTAA